From Natrinema amylolyticum, the proteins below share one genomic window:
- a CDS encoding PAS domain-containing protein produces MAAADSSSDTPRSRIRCQEAVAELGRTALESSDLDNLLTDAAGIVRSVLEVDACSVLELRPDGDTAVRRAGVGRDGNAAGSATLPADTDSWVGRALESAAPVVVTRDPDERSRNASALAEHDDAGVLGVGIGSPADPWGAFGVRTTGDREFAEHEIEFVESVAALLAAAIENYRARRQGPANDAVANGIVETSPTGITVVDADGGIAFANERAAEIFGRTRTEITALSADDPCWDARGETGEPIPADELPFERVIDTGTDVFDHEMNVRRPDGSRVWLSINGSPLETKNGEVTSAVFAVEDVTERKRLETELETTFDRVTDAFFGLDSEWNFTYVNGRARELIDPDGQGLLGENVWDAFPAAVGSTFETEYRRAMDAQEPTSFEEYFPPLDAWYEVHAYPSETGLSVYFQDVTERNETERELAETNRTLQRLYAITADSEPSFDEKIDDLLALGRERLGLEGGFLARIDEAEDRFEVTHATGGIDGLQPGEVMPLSTAYCKQTVESDDLLAFTDSPVEHGVSEDAYDEWGLDSYMGGRIIVDGEPYGTLCFEDESSRSEPFTPAERSFVELSTQWVSYELERRARQRDLEESEWRYRTLVEQFPNGLVALFDEEMEYTLAGGEILDEIDLSVSEFVGQTVQERYEGETRETFESNFRAALAGEHRSFEFAMHDREWTAHTLPVEDDRGDVFAGMLMVQDVTEVKAKQRQLREREARLERFKEFTDDVLDAVDDLFYVLDETGDLKRWNKTLTEVTGYTNAEVESMHALEFFEDEDANRVATAIGDAFETGHTRVEATIRTKDGAEVPYEFIASTLENPDGDPVVTGIGRDVTDQRESQRKLEALVDDLEESNQRLEQFAYAASHDLQEPLRMISSYLTLVERRYADALDDDAEEFIEFAVDGADRMQEMIDGLLQYSRVDTQGDSFRPVDCETVLADVLADLEVRIDETDAEITVDSLPQVYGDPGQLRQLFQNLLDNAITYSGDGTPRISVFAEKTDAKWMISVRDRGIGIEPSDADRIFQVFDRLHSHEEYAGTGIGLALCQRITERHDGEITVASDPGEGSTFTVELPAVPETATPLEGDDGATDADFPTDE; encoded by the coding sequence ATGGCTGCCGCCGATTCTTCGTCAGATACTCCTCGCTCTCGGATCCGGTGTCAGGAAGCCGTCGCCGAGCTCGGCCGGACCGCTCTGGAGTCGAGCGATCTCGACAATCTGCTGACCGACGCGGCCGGTATCGTCCGGAGCGTGCTCGAGGTCGACGCCTGCTCGGTCCTCGAACTGCGTCCGGACGGCGACACGGCGGTGCGACGTGCGGGCGTCGGCCGAGACGGGAACGCGGCGGGTTCGGCGACGCTCCCCGCCGATACCGATTCGTGGGTCGGCCGGGCGCTCGAATCCGCAGCGCCGGTCGTCGTCACCCGTGACCCCGACGAGCGGAGTCGCAACGCGTCAGCGCTCGCCGAGCACGACGATGCCGGCGTACTCGGCGTCGGTATCGGCTCACCGGCCGACCCCTGGGGAGCGTTCGGCGTCCGAACGACGGGCGACCGGGAGTTCGCCGAGCACGAGATCGAGTTCGTCGAAAGCGTCGCGGCCCTCCTCGCAGCGGCGATCGAGAATTACCGAGCGCGGCGACAGGGGCCGGCAAACGATGCGGTCGCGAACGGTATCGTCGAAACGAGTCCGACGGGAATCACCGTCGTCGACGCCGACGGTGGCATCGCGTTCGCCAACGAGCGCGCCGCGGAGATCTTCGGCCGAACGCGGACGGAGATCACCGCGCTCTCCGCCGACGATCCCTGCTGGGACGCCAGAGGCGAGACCGGCGAGCCCATTCCCGCGGACGAACTGCCGTTCGAGCGAGTCATCGATACCGGGACGGACGTCTTCGACCATGAAATGAACGTTCGGCGACCGGACGGGAGCCGCGTCTGGCTCTCGATCAACGGTTCGCCACTGGAGACCAAGAACGGCGAGGTGACCAGCGCCGTCTTCGCCGTCGAGGACGTCACCGAACGCAAACGCCTCGAGACGGAACTCGAGACGACGTTCGACCGCGTCACGGACGCCTTCTTCGGGCTCGATTCGGAGTGGAATTTCACGTACGTCAACGGGCGAGCGCGAGAACTGATCGATCCCGACGGCCAGGGGCTGCTCGGTGAGAACGTCTGGGACGCGTTCCCGGCCGCCGTGGGGTCGACGTTCGAGACGGAGTATCGACGGGCGATGGACGCGCAGGAGCCGACCAGTTTCGAGGAGTACTTCCCGCCGCTCGACGCGTGGTACGAGGTCCACGCCTATCCCTCCGAGACGGGACTGTCGGTCTACTTTCAGGACGTCACCGAGCGCAACGAGACCGAACGAGAATTGGCGGAGACGAACCGGACCTTACAGCGGCTCTACGCGATCACCGCCGACAGCGAGCCGAGCTTCGATGAGAAGATCGACGACCTGCTCGCGCTCGGCCGCGAGCGGCTCGGGCTCGAGGGCGGCTTTCTGGCCCGGATCGACGAGGCCGAGGACCGCTTCGAGGTGACACACGCGACCGGCGGCATCGACGGGCTCCAGCCGGGAGAAGTGATGCCGCTATCGACCGCTTACTGCAAGCAGACCGTCGAATCCGACGACCTGCTCGCGTTTACCGACTCACCGGTCGAGCACGGGGTCAGCGAGGACGCCTACGATGAGTGGGGGCTCGACTCGTATATGGGCGGACGGATCATCGTCGACGGCGAACCCTACGGGACCCTCTGTTTCGAGGACGAGTCGTCCCGATCGGAGCCGTTCACTCCGGCAGAGCGGTCGTTCGTCGAACTCTCGACCCAGTGGGTCAGCTACGAACTCGAGCGACGGGCCCGCCAGCGCGACTTAGAGGAGAGCGAGTGGCGCTACCGGACGCTGGTCGAGCAGTTCCCCAACGGGCTCGTCGCGCTGTTCGACGAGGAGATGGAGTACACGCTCGCCGGCGGCGAGATCCTCGACGAGATCGACCTCTCCGTCTCGGAGTTCGTCGGACAAACGGTCCAAGAGCGCTACGAGGGCGAGACGCGCGAGACGTTCGAATCGAACTTCCGGGCCGCGCTCGCGGGCGAGCATCGCTCGTTCGAGTTCGCCATGCACGACCGCGAGTGGACGGCCCACACGTTGCCGGTCGAAGACGACCGAGGCGACGTGTTCGCCGGGATGCTCATGGTGCAAGACGTGACCGAGGTCAAGGCGAAACAGCGCCAACTGCGCGAGCGGGAAGCGCGTCTCGAGCGGTTCAAGGAGTTCACCGACGACGTCCTCGACGCGGTCGATGACTTGTTCTACGTGCTCGACGAGACGGGGGACCTCAAACGGTGGAACAAGACCCTCACCGAGGTAACGGGCTATACGAACGCCGAGGTCGAGTCGATGCACGCACTGGAGTTTTTCGAAGACGAGGACGCGAACAGGGTCGCGACCGCGATCGGGGACGCCTTCGAAACGGGCCATACGCGAGTGGAAGCGACGATACGGACGAAAGACGGAGCCGAAGTCCCCTACGAGTTCATCGCGTCGACGCTCGAGAATCCCGACGGGGACCCCGTCGTCACCGGGATCGGTCGGGACGTGACCGACCAGCGAGAGTCCCAGCGCAAACTCGAGGCACTCGTCGACGACCTCGAGGAGTCCAACCAGCGCCTCGAGCAGTTCGCCTACGCGGCCTCACACGACCTGCAGGAGCCGTTACGAATGATCTCGAGCTATCTCACGCTCGTCGAGCGGCGGTACGCCGACGCGCTCGACGACGACGCCGAGGAGTTCATCGAGTTCGCGGTCGACGGTGCCGACCGGATGCAGGAGATGATCGATGGTCTGCTCCAGTACTCGCGAGTCGATACGCAGGGCGATTCGTTCCGGCCCGTCGACTGCGAGACCGTCCTCGCGGACGTGCTGGCCGACCTCGAGGTGCGGATCGACGAGACCGATGCCGAAATTACGGTCGACTCACTCCCACAGGTGTACGGCGATCCGGGCCAGCTCCGCCAGCTGTTCCAGAACCTGCTCGATAACGCGATTACCTATTCGGGAGACGGAACCCCACGTATATCCGTATTCGCCGAGAAAACAGACGCAAAATGGATGATTTCAGTTCGCGATCGGGGGATCGGGATCGAGCCGAGCGATGCGGATCGCATCTTCCAGGTGTTCGATCGCCTTCACAGCCACGAGGAGTACGCCGGAACCGGTATCGGGCTCGCGCTCTGTCAACGCATCACCGAGCGCCACGACGGCGAGATCACCGTCGCCTCCGACCCCGGCGAGGGATCGACGTTCACGGTCGAACTGCCGGCCGTCCCGGAGACGGCGACACCCCTCGAGGGCGACGACGGTGCGACCGACGCGGATTTCCCGACCGATGAGTAA
- a CDS encoding VOC family protein: MSRSPALPDETRPGRTALSVADRAAMIEFYRDIVGLRVRNRDETRATLGTGETPLLELLEDPSTEQRGERETGLYHNAFRVPSREALGSALARIRDRWSLEGASDHGVSEALYCTDPEGNGVEIYRDRPRDAWPRTEDGSIRAAGGPLDLADLAAAADDGTGSNGPQLVPDGTTLGHVHLEVSSLEAARSFYAETLGFDVSMSFAPGACFFAAGGYHHHIGVNTWGERSTPADGLGLEWFELLVPDADAIDAIRERLIDDGVSVTADDDGDGIECTDPDGITIRLRATD, encoded by the coding sequence ATGAGCCGATCCCCGGCGCTTCCGGACGAGACTCGCCCCGGTCGGACCGCACTCTCCGTCGCCGACCGGGCGGCGATGATCGAATTCTATCGCGACATCGTCGGCCTCCGCGTCCGGAACCGAGACGAGACGAGGGCGACGCTCGGCACCGGCGAGACGCCGCTACTCGAGTTGCTCGAGGACCCGAGCACCGAGCAGCGCGGCGAGCGAGAGACCGGGCTCTATCACAACGCGTTCAGGGTCCCCTCGCGCGAGGCGCTGGGGAGCGCACTGGCGCGGATTCGCGACCGCTGGAGCCTCGAGGGAGCCTCCGACCACGGCGTCAGCGAGGCGCTGTACTGTACCGATCCCGAGGGCAACGGCGTCGAGATCTACCGCGATCGACCGCGGGACGCGTGGCCGCGGACCGAGGACGGCTCGATCCGGGCTGCCGGGGGTCCGCTCGACCTCGCCGATCTCGCAGCCGCGGCCGACGACGGGACGGGTTCGAACGGCCCGCAACTGGTACCCGACGGAACGACCCTCGGCCACGTCCATCTCGAGGTGTCCTCGCTCGAGGCGGCGCGCTCGTTCTACGCGGAGACGCTGGGATTCGACGTGTCGATGTCGTTCGCGCCGGGCGCGTGCTTCTTCGCGGCGGGCGGCTATCACCATCACATCGGGGTGAACACGTGGGGTGAGCGGTCGACGCCGGCCGACGGCCTGGGGCTCGAGTGGTTCGAACTCCTCGTGCCGGACGCGGACGCGATCGATGCGATCCGGGAGCGGTTGATCGATGACGGCGTCTCGGTCACTGCCGACGACGACGGCGACGGCATCGAATGCACGGATCCGGACGGAATCACGATTCGACTGCGAGCGACCGACTGA
- a CDS encoding response regulator, giving the protein MSKPDSPRAEPAQILLVEDNPGDVRLTKEAFKQGRIENDLHVVSDGTEALDFLSQRDPYADAPRPDLVLLDLNLPGKDGEEVLEELKDDPALRSIPVIVLTSSRAEEDIVKSYELHANAYLTKPVDPDEFIETVRAFEKFWFSVVRLPPEVDK; this is encoded by the coding sequence ATGAGTAAGCCAGACAGCCCCCGAGCCGAGCCGGCACAGATCCTGCTCGTCGAGGACAACCCCGGTGACGTCCGCCTGACCAAGGAGGCGTTCAAACAGGGGCGGATCGAGAACGACTTGCACGTCGTCTCCGACGGGACCGAGGCGCTCGACTTCCTCTCACAGCGCGACCCGTACGCCGACGCACCGCGGCCGGATCTCGTCCTCTTAGACCTCAATCTGCCCGGCAAGGACGGCGAAGAGGTCTTAGAGGAGCTCAAAGACGATCCGGCGCTGCGATCGATCCCGGTGATCGTCCTGACGAGTTCGCGGGCGGAGGAAGACATCGTCAAGTCCTACGAGCTCCACGCCAACGCCTACCTCACGAAGCCGGTCGATCCCGACGAGTTCATCGAGACGGTCCGGGCCTTCGAGAAGTTCTGGTTCTCGGTCGTGCGGCTCCCGCCGGAGGTCGATAAGTGA